In Cryptomeria japonica unplaced genomic scaffold, Sugi_1.0 HiC_scaffold_1844, whole genome shotgun sequence, the genomic window TACGCTAGTGGTTACGATATTAAGCTAATGATTACACAACACGCAAGAGCCAACAACCGCTCTGTCTAATAGCCCAAGATCTTGGATAGGCGTTCAATACTTACCGTTCGCCACCACTGACTCGTCGCGGTTGTCTTCTGATTTGAGGAAATATGGGAACACGTCGGACCAGCTCCAGCCTTCGGCGCCCACGGCGGCCCACCTGTTGTAGTCGCGCTTGTTGCCGCGCACATAAAGCATATAGTTGAGGACCGACGAGCCGCCTAAAACTCGGCCGCGCGGCCACCTGCTTCGCCGATTAATCAGCCCGAAACAGGCGGCCTCTTGCGGTTCAGTCTGGTAGGCCCAATCG contains:
- the LOC131873497 gene encoding uncharacterized protein LOC131873497 → MANRLSEDVDKRVLLLEAGGSESILTDIPIAAATLQMTPVDWAYQTEPQEAACFGLINRRSRWPRGRVLGGSSVLNYMLYVRGNKRDYNRWAAVGAEGWSWSDVFPYFLKSEDNRDESVVANGKY